DNA from Grus americana isolate bGruAme1 chromosome 6, bGruAme1.mat, whole genome shotgun sequence:
TTGGCCCAATCAATAATTAAATAGATTGTATCCACAAAATTTTTATAATGGAGGACAAATGCTACTATAAAAATCTAATGGGGGGATAAGACTCTATGGCTTCATATTTAATATGGGGGGGAGGATGAGAGGAGAAGCCACACAATTACTGTAGCTGCTATCGATCTATTCATCTTCTGTTCAGAATTTGAGTCCAGagttagttttattttcaagcCCAGCTCCACTGCAAAGGATCAACAGCAGTCCTACTCAGTAGGACAAAAAAGGGAGTTCTCAGATAGGACATCTGGctttatggaaaaatatgtgTGTAGCTTTACTCCTCCTGTGTTAGCTTTACAGGCCAGGCATTGTCTGACTTGAGCTCTTTGGCTTTTTAGCTCTTCCCTGTAGCTGGACAAAGACTTTTCCAACTCTCTTACTTTCTGCCGCAGCTCCCTGTTAGCATAGGAAACTTCAGCCAATTTTGATGAGGATTCTTCAAGGGATTTCTTTACctagaggaaagaggaaaaagtgagTTCACATTAACTGTAAGAATTAGTTCCTTCTATACAACAATTAATAAGCAGCACACCCAATTGATTTGCAGTATCCGAAGTATGCTACAGCACCTGGTGTTTTGACTTTTCTTTAATACCCTTctaacaaagggaaaaaagtgaatgCTGGGATCTGAGTAATACTAAGGTTATGCTGAGCTTTATGATCCAgcccccaagaaaaaaaagcagatttccaaACCAGTATTTTATCCCTGGAGATTGCTATACAATCCCAGATAATCCTTTTGAAGTCACTAGAATGACTGATACCAATGTCTAGATCTTATGGACAATGAGGTATATAGTCTTGGGGTTATAGAGCCATACTTGAAAAAGTTAGAGAGCAGAGATTTCAACTATGCACAGCCACCAAAATGTCTGTCTACCACATGACAAAATTTTGTTGTATGTAAGTGATGGACAACTCCACGATGAATGGAAAAGGAGATAAATATTTGTTATGAGCTGCTCTTGTTCTGTTAGAAAATTGTAAAGCAAACCTCTTTCTCTGGAAGTCATTTACTAAAATCTTTTTATTCTATCCCTTCTCACCTCAGCAGATTCTTGACAGGCAGATTTCCTAGAAGCCTCTTGTTCAGTTTGAAACTGCTTCTTCAGAGACTCTAAGTGTTCAGCATACATCTTTTCCTCAGTCTTGGCTTTTTCCATTAACTGTTCcctttaaagagaagaaacaaattcaGTTATTCATGTTTATACttaatatgctttatttttttaaacacgaGACTAGGAAATACAATTCCATTGTAAATACTTTTGTCTTGGATATACTCTCTGTACAACTACTGTTTAAAGATTGGAATGTGTTTTCTAATATTTCAtattccatttatttaaaaggaggTTCAAAATAGCTATACAAGGTGAATAGACTTTTTGGAAAAAGACACTTTAGGACAActtgctttccttcagaaaattaaatggcTAAGCCTGTTTAGACTAAGGATAATGAGGAGATTCAGACTGCACCTGTCTGAGGTTTTACTTACTACCCTTCAGTTTTAGGTGGGGAATTTAAACAGCTATCCTGTACTCTCCTTGCTATAGCTACTGCAGGCCACTTCAAAGTGGAAGCGGCATCTGCTGTCCTCATGAAAAAGCTGTGTGTAGAAGTGCCATAATGACCCTGGGTAAGCAGTTCCTCAAGACAGCAGAGTAGGTTGAAGAGTCATTATGGGAACAAGTGAAAAAGCCCATTTCTATAGCTCTGCATGAATCTATCTTTATCATGCTGCTGGCTCAGCATACGGTCAGCGCTGATATTGCTAGCTGAGTAAAGCAATAAAGCTCTGATGTTAGcacaaagaaatgtttctgctcAAGTGTAGTATCACGGATCTGGTCTTACCTGCAGACCATCAGCTGTTGATGctcagtttctttccttttcagttcaTATTGAGTTTGGATCAGCTTGCTCTGCATGGTATTATTGATCTGCAGAACTTCTTCCAAACAAAGAACAAGTTTCTTGTCTGTTCCAGCGCTTTCTAGTGCCTCACAAAGTGGTTCCACCTGTGCGGTAACAACAACCCAAATTTATACTTATCCAAATGAAAAGCTTAGAATCCTTCCCAGTCAGTATCAACTTACAGGAAGTAACGGTGTGTTCACCAACTGTCTGATTACAATTGTCCTCAGTACAGGCATCTAGATGGGAATCCTTACAATGCCAATCTGCTGGCTGGCTTAGTCAGAAGGATCAGAACAACTTGTCATATAGCCATGactttcttgggaaaaaaaccaacaaaacaaaccattcTTTGCCAATAGTGAGTTTGGGTTGTGAAGTAATACTTTTGACATTAAGTATGAGGAAAGATGAAAGCAATTCCTTGGACTCTCTTCCCCTCCATTCtaataagtaaaaaataaaggctATATAAACTTCTGAAATCTCTGTTCATATTATGTGTCCAGCTGCAGACTGTAAAACCTTTACCTGTGCCAAGGAATTTTTCTTTAGAGAGGAGATGCTTGCCTTCTTCAATACTTGGATAACAATTTTCCTGCTCCACAGCCAAAAGTTGATAGAATATTTTTGCCTCAATTCATGTGAATGCGTTGCACCATATtgtattcagaaaaagaaaaggtacttgGCTCAACACCAAAAATGCAGTGGTGGCTGTTAATATGGAAAAATGTGGTCTCTAcctggctgctgtgctgccttcCCATGGCAACCAGTTTGGCTTGGCAATGTTCCAGTTCTGTTTCTAACCTCCGTATTTTCTGTTGAGTCTGgcttctgaaaatggaaatcgcattaaaaaaatcatgcattAAGTCAATTTGTGCACATCTCCTCTGAAGTGGTGACCATCCCACCATTTGGTTCTCTAGCTTAACCATATTAAGTTTTGCCTGTCTTTgaagttaaatttttttttttacctacttTCCACAAGGTGCACAAGGCCTGCCAAGCTTATAGAGTTAGCTCCAAGCACTTGGTACGCTTCGTTCATTAGCACTAAGTACATTTCAGTGTTGCAGGAAAGGATATAGCAAACTTTTCAAACAAACTTGTCATATAGCTTCTTAGCCAGAACCATGGGGAAGATGTCGCTCTTCATCTGCACCTGTCTTCACCATGCTGCTGACAGACCACAGAAACAGTATCAGTTTCACTTACTTGTCTTTTCTGAGGTTGCTGATTTCAGTGTTCTTGTGTCCCAGCTCAGTTTGTACCACATCCAGAGCTGCTTGCAACTTGTTATGAGAAGCTAACGTGAGCTCCAGCATGGCTGCCATCTTGCTGTTATCATCCTTTGCTGCATCCAGCTGGTGCTGCAGGTTTGCCATCTGCAGTACAAGAAATCATTAgggaaaggagcaggaaaatCAGTCCTCTATTAGAGCTTTATTAAAGAATTCTCTTATAAGTAACTTGCACGCTTGCAGTACCtatataatttcttctcttgAGCCTGCAGCTGACCTAGCATTATGATCAGGAGACTTCTGTTGCCAAGACCTTgctagggatttttttctttttggtgccATTCCTACCACAAAATGTATTACAGGATTGCTTTGGCATCTGAGAAGCAAGGGGAATCTGTAAAGAGCATTTACTGTTACGAGTTCATTCTTGCTTGTGAACAGAAGTCTCAATGCGGTTACTTGAACTTACAGTTTAGAACAGCAAACTCATGACAGCAGAGTCCACTGCAGTTGTTTACGTACAACCTGCCCAGGATAACACACCTCTTCTCTGTACTTCTGTCTATTAAGACAGACTAAAGCAGAATAACTATTTGCCTCCCAGCAATACAGCTAGACACGTATTATCTGCAACTATTACTGGGAAATAATAGGAAATTCTAAGAACTATATAATTCTGTACACCGTGTGTTTTCTAGCCTGAATACATGCAATTAACTTGCATGAAAACCATCTCTGTTCAGCTGAGCTGCCATAGTTCTCAAGTTTGTTTTGATGAAACCAGgttctgtttccagctgcagactGGAATGCTACAGTTAACATTAAACATATACTCcattcttcaggaaaaagtGTGTTGGATCTGATTTCTAATGGCTATGTACTTAGTCTGACCCTAATTCTGAGGTGAAAGAAGTTCTCAAAGTTCTGTTTCACCTGAGTGTATTTGGTCTCTATGCAATGCACTTGCAAAGTCTACTATTATCTAAACATGCATTTACAGCTCTTCCTCTAGCTTCTGCACTTCAGTCTTAAGAAAAGATATGACAAAATAGCTCAGCTTTCTTTTAGTGCAGAAACGGAAAAGCATTATCTTCTCTGGAACACAGAAGCAGAGTGATGTAACAATGTCTCTCTGCCCAgagcaattttctttcttttcagagtcCCACAGTAGGAGAAGCAGCAAGTAAATCACTTCTAACTTTTCCTTCCATAGAAATAGTCTAAAAGATTGGAATTCACCGTGTTTTAATTTAAGTATGATGTCTTGGTCACTTCCTTCTGTCACTACCATCAGACCTAGGACTATTGCGTAAATGTAGCTTTCTTGCTCTCTAATTATCACTACATATTCtgtgctgtttttaaaagaaactcaGGAATCTTTGTGCCACTGTCCTAAATTCTATGATGTAGGTCGCACTGAAGTAAAAGCTTTACTTTTAGCACCTCATTTACTGTCTCACTAACTGCTGCTTAAGAAAGCTTACTTaggttgtttatttttgcttaccACCATGGTTTGCCTCACTGCGTattaatgtggggttttttctttccatgtttctAATCTTTCAACCAATTTTCTACCTGTGTACTTTGTTTTAATGCCCCCTGGTGGTTCTTAGCCATTCTACCATCTTCACACATTCAGCAACTTAATTATCAGAAATCCTAGAGATGCTACATCAACAGCATCTTGTCACCCAAAGGCAGTACGAGCAGGATTGAAGATGATTTTAATACAGAGCTCTCTTAATATATGTGCTTGACACTGCACAAATAAATTAGAGAAGATAAATAAGCATGTCCCTCCAAATTAAGTACTGAAGAGCTAAGGTTAAGTAACCTTATCTTAGATGAACATAAAAAATGAGTTGCCTTTTGGAGCTGACAAGTAGGATGCAGAGAGGTACCTGAAGCTTTCCTTTGTCACAGGCCAGTCTATTCTTGCGGTCAGtcagctctgccagcacctGTTGCACCTGCTGCTGGGCATACTGAGGATAACAGAGCAGACGTCACCATTCCATAGGAAAAAACAAGGCaacaagcaacaaaaaagaTGCTCAGTGTCCTGTTTCTCCCTGAGTATTTTGACTTCCCTGTGTTGCTTCAGGtaattttttcaattaaacagatttttaaaaaaaaataaatccaaatggCATAAATTCTTCCAAGACAGTTTATTTCTAGAAAAGCTTCTCAAATTGGTACAACCTTCCAGATGGCCACAAGAAGGCCACTGTCCTAGAAGCACAGGcaacaaaaaaggagaaatgaaagaaacttTTGACAACAGggaacagagaagcagaagtaaCTAGAAGAATGAGAAGGCATGGacagaattaaaataactgAGAAAGACAGTAAAGAAtaccaaaaaattaaaaatcaggcAACTTTTTAAGGTTCTGAATTCGCTATTGATTCATATTCTTTAACTGATGACTGCCAAAGGAGGTCTgtgttaaacagaaaaaagatatACATACATTATAGACTAACTACTGTAGAAACGTAAGTTTGATTATCAAATAACAAACATTCAAAAGGTGTTTCAGTTAATTCTTCTTCAGCTTCATGATGTTAGGACTTTATCAGCAGCGAAGTGTTTCTGAGGATCTCCAATGTATACAACTGGTCATTACATCCaccactaaaaaaaacccccaaaggtAACACAGTATTACTAAGCTTTTACTCAACTTTTCTGGAACCAGTCAAGTGTCCTGATCCAGGTGACTGACAGTAGTGAGATATAATGGAATGGAAACAAGTTAAAAGCGGGAATGAGGTCCCAAGTGCAAATTTGTCCACAAAGGGCATAAAACTGTTGTTAATACCTTCCCTATGTACACAAGCTGAATACCTATGTACAGATATACAAGCTGTATACCTGTACTAGAAAATGGAATGGAGTAATAGGATTTTAATGACATACTTAAATGTCCAATACCTGAAGCTCTATACAGTCCTCTTAGCTCATCCCACACAGACATCTAAAAAAGACAGAGTAACATTTGAGAtatccttttgttttcattttttcccctttttgatTCCTTAGTTTGATCACTCACTCTCCAAACGTAATGCAGATTACGTCAAAGAGCACCTTGATTCCTGCTACAGTTACTTATCAGTCAGGTCATCAATTATCTACTTTATTAGTGGCTTACCTGCTCATGTGCCAGCGCAGCCAAGTGATCCAACAGCTTCTTGTTCTCTTCCTCTAGTGTTTGCAAAGTGAATTTCATTGAAACCATTTCTAGCTATGAACAAGAAAATCCAACTCTAATTGTACCACTTCAAGATTTCCACAGTCACAACATATGAATATCACAAAACCTTAGCACTGCATGTGGATTAGATACAGTCTCTCCTGTTTCAGAGAGCCCTCCTGCAAGAGTGAAAGAAACTCCACCAATCCTGCTGACTTCAGTCATAACACTAAGGAATTTCTCATTTATACCACAAACgacctttccttttccaggcTATGCATATGCAAGGAAGGTACACAGGCAAAATAGCtaggagaagctgaaaattgTCATTTGCCATAGTAGCATAACAAACTTATTACTACAAATAGGGCCTTGTGTAGGTTGCTGTAGGGTTGCTGCTCCAAAGGACACATAGACAAGAAAAGTATCGAACAGCAAAGTAAGCAATGTGACTATGGTAAGTATcactttatttagaaataatttagtTGAGagtaaacaaaatgaaaggaaaacttaGAGAAAGACAGCACTGAATTTAAACAACAGCCATATATATTGCAAGATACCtcattctctgttttttctacttccaatttgttcctttcctgtattatttcatttgctgttgTCCTTATCTgtcaaaagaaacatgaaatcaTTGTCCCCTAAAAATGTCCAGACTCATAGAAACATTACGCATCTTCAGAACAGTTGATCTGAAGGTTGCAAAGTCAACTCTGGAATTCAGAAATAACATCTGCAGAGCTGTcctgtcctctctcccttttcatgCTTGAGAAAGGAGACATTACAAGTCAAAATATAAGCACAGTAGGAAAGGGGAGAGTGTGTCAGACTCGCCACTGCAATAGCAAAAAATAAtcattctgaaagcaaaactggTGTGTAAATAAGAACTCCTGTGACATGGGTCCTAAAGCAGCCTTCAAGAATACAGCTTTAAACCAGTAAGTTTTCTGTACCTCCTGCTGAagatcttccttttctgctagCAGAGATCCTCTCTCTTGTAAAGCCATCTCAAGTTCACCTTGCAGTCTAGCAACAGTACATTCCAAAAGCTGTCTCTGTGTGGTTGCTGCCTCCTCAGCAAGGCTTGCTTTCTGCCTGTATTTGCCATGCTCTGTATGCAAGGCCTTCctaaagaaagacaaaatagCCCAGCTCGAGTTCTAGCACAACAGAAGGACAGAAGATGGCCTCCATATTAAATACCAAACTGGCCCTTCTGTGTTAATAAGTAACAAGTGCTATAGAAGCAGAATACAAGGTGGCGAGAATGCAATGGAGGAAGGGGAGACAGAGGCTGCAGATGAGAAAACTCCTCACAGCTCTCTTTGAAGCTGAGCCCTCTCATGCTGCGCACTCTGCAGCTCTCCGATAATGTTGGCATGGGCAGCATTCAGAAGCGAGTCTTGCTCTTGCAGCTTACGAGTCTTTTCTTGTTCTGcctaaaggggaaaaattacCCAGGCAATAACAGTAACATCAGAATGATGAGGGATGAGTAATCAATTTACAAAGCTGCTAATCTGTCATCAAGCTCCTGCATCATCCCTATAGTTCTGCATATTGTGATGTGCAGACTCTTGAATAGGGTGTCAAAGCTAAGCTCaccttattttatatttaatctcAGATCTTTATTACTTCCACTCAGCTTCTGCATTTACAATATTTACAATGCCCATTAATTCCTACATTCCTCTTTCTCAGTGGTTGTTACAGGATGTTTCTATAAACAGTATTATTTACACTCTTTCCTCATAACATATTACTTTTCCtgtactgaaaataaatctttaccAAAGAAGGACACTAACACTTTTCTATCACTACCTTTGTAGTAGTGATAGTTCCATTGCTATATGTATTTTACTGTATTCCCACAGATTATCAGTATTAGGAATTAGCCTGTTGTCGAATGTCTGAGCTGCAGACAACTTTCTTGGACTGTAACAGTAGGCTACGTACCTTAAGCATGATCTGATGATCTGAAATGAGTTTAGCATTCTCCATGGCAACACTTTGCAGTGCGGTGCTGAGCTGTGAGCATTGCTGGCTTAGGTGGTCATTAAGGACCTGGTCAGatagaaggaggaggaggagaacaaacatgttttcagggtttgggttttgtttgttggggttttttcctgcataGTAGGCTGtcagaaactttttaaaaatctcttgcagatgcagaaaaatctattttaggTAGAGTGTCAAAAAAAATTTGTTCAGGCAGTCCCAATTCATGGTAGACTTATTCCAACGTGTTAAAAGTTTACAATATGGGAAAAAGAGAACATAGTTTAAACTACCAATCAAGCATAATTATTTATTAGTTCTGAAGTCCCGAAAAAAGTAATGTTTCTATGGCAAAGAAGACAAAAATTGAGAACAGACCCCTACTAATTTCAGTTGAAATATTGTAGAtaaccaaagaaaaatggaacttttctttgaaagacaTCATATCCCATTACCACTGATCACCATCCAATAAACAAGTAACTGTTGgggaagacaggaaaaataggaaatttttttctaaaatatgttctaaaaagagggaaagtagaataaataaaattttttagTATGTCCTGAGGTCAACCTTTTGTccaaaaggcagaggaaatttTAGCCAAGCAGGTACTCCATATTTGACTctattaatagaaaaatattcatgtaGAATCTAATGTACTACTTCAAGGTTAGATAGAAGAGGGAGCAGCAGTAGTTCTGCATGCCCTGGCCCCTGaagaagacattttcaaaaaagccGATTCAAAATTAGTATTGGGAAAAAAACTTTCCAGCCTTACGGCTGGGAAATCTCGAACCAGTTACCAAGGCTAGTGACTGAATTCCTTCACTGGAAGCTGTTCATTAGCCTGCATTACCTGAGGGCACTAAACTTTGTCTCCTGACCTGCATCTGAGGCTTCCCAGTAAATGTATAATAATTTCTCACTGTAATGACTTGTTTTGTTATACtttacttccattttaaaaacaagtgtaGCTATTCTCATTACCTGtactttctctgctgtttcgTGCAGGGCGGTCATTTTAGACTGAAGTTGCAAGTTCTCTTTGCGTTGTTTGCTAAGGGATAGCTGTGCATTCTAAGGGGCAATAAAACAGAACGTCCaatgagaaaaaatgtaaatgtcatTTAGCAAGGCACTTCACAAATATCAAGTCTGTTTCATACTTGCTTATTTCCTTTAAGCTATTACATGGCTATGTGATCTTGCAAGCACCAGACATGGCTTCTATAGTACAAGCGTCTTTCCAAAATATACTTTGAAATAATAATCAAAGTGCTACCTGCTTTAACCTAGCTTTAAAAGTTGAGGGTGACTTCATATCCTTCTGAGCTCAAACTTGTTAGTCTCCACTATAATTAATCTCAATACTTCTGAGCTTAAAAGATCTCCCTGCCAGAAGTGGTATAATTCACAATCGAAGGAATCCTTTGCCAGCACTGTGAGACTCCACATCTAAGCTGAACTTTTACCTCCTCTTCACTGAAACTTATTCTTTCAGAGACTTCAGACAGCACACACAGTCCCTTCACAGGCAGTAAGCATACCTCTTTGCCCATTCAGTACCCAGTTGACCAAggttctgatttttctgtagtaTTAATCACCAATCAATCTGTCTCCTTTTATGCAATATTTGTGCTAccacaaatgtgtttcctgaTTAGTTCTAACTTTTCAAGGAAGGCATTCATATCACTGTTTTGATATTTCAGTAGAATACGAAAGttaatctttcaaaaaataagtAGGGCAACCCCAAACTGGTAAAATAATGAAGACAGACGCTCAATGGTTAGTTGCCTTGGTCGCATTTGGCATTTGTACACATAAAAATTCTGCCTCTGCAGTGTGGTACATTTAAAAGGCCCCATATAGGCTGTTCTGATCTTTATTTAGCTATTTTCCTCACCAATACTTGTTTACAACTTACTTTTGCTTCTTCACTAAGCTGGGAAATGATACAGTTCCTGGAgtctaaaaatagaaaagaatgtCAGGACATGCTTTGTCATCTGTTTGGTAATTTTAAAAGGTGATATTTTGATGTTACATTTGAGTTTAGCTAAGTTACTGAGTATGCCGCAAACAGGTAAGACTTCTATAAATGTGTTGCTCTTTAACACTTTTCTTgataatttcagtatttcagcaatATTACTTTTTCAAATTGATTCCATAAATTAATTGtaattgatttaattttaaaattaagcatgcCATCATGCCAATCTCCTACATGTACCACTTCTGTGATTGCTTGAGCAAATCAAATAACCCTAAGTCTCTTATTCAGCTGTCTAGTGTGTAAGCAACTGATTTGTCCTGACTATAACCTACAGTCCA
Protein-coding regions in this window:
- the CCDC150 gene encoding coiled-coil domain-containing protein 150 isoform X3 — protein: MRLRGALSQVLDGRRRSRRACGIRCASSGLDRFCSKTSETPASQPAISPVQARVAFVGENTLWKNCETLVNRMCRLESVVQTLKLNIFWLQTEKELNPKHAAQLEQRLNAIHKEHLQEIKMVQQEAMKLRQYLSDMKEAEEKAKEEVQRLSTALESTTASKMDVVIAAEELRNTNQKINCRLQELTEQLSQEISLRESLEESQVAVMRHVQDMETTVEAERKQVEILQQDCQELRKDVQLAQVRLQEEEKRTAQLEHQCKQLKAELDSRNCIISQLSEEAKNAQLSLSKQRKENLQLQSKMTALHETAEKVQVLNDHLSQQCSQLSTALQSVAMENAKLISDHQIMLKAEQEKTRKLQEQDSLLNAAHANIIGELQSAQHERAQLQRELKALHTEHGKYRQKASLAEEAATTQRQLLECTVARLQGELEMALQERGSLLAEKEDLQQEIRTTANEIIQERNKLEVEKTENELEMVSMKFTLQTLEEENKKLLDHLAALAHEQYAQQQVQQVLAELTDRKNRLACDKGKLQMANLQHQLDAAKDDNSKMAAMLELTLASHNKLQAALDVVQTELGHKNTEISNLRKDKSQTQQKIRRLETELEHCQAKLVAMGRQHSSQVEPLCEALESAGTDKKLVLCLEEVLQINNTMQSKLIQTQYELKRKETEHQQLMVCREQLMEKAKTEEKMYAEHLESLKKQFQTEQEASRKSACQESAEVKKSLEESSSKLAEVSYANRELRQKETQSELRKMEAIKEEHQKKNYELSQDIQQFVSELKSMQNEMEVLLKNQHEVQVQNRQLEIQLETERKQRQQLENECQELEKTVKYLKKCKEETEMKLKEASIESEQITTSLEAAHCWFKSKLDSLQQEVVKNHQPKNPEESSSKQEIKKASTFISKGEAKKIGEKARRASRSHLPGQQGEDPTPPAHHQEGPRELGRK
- the CCDC150 gene encoding coiled-coil domain-containing protein 150 isoform X5; protein product: MQLEQRLNAIHKEHLQEIKMVQQEAMKLRQYLSDMKEAEEKAKEEVQRLSTALESTTASKMDVVIAAEELRNTNQKINCRLQELTEQLSQEISLRESLEESQVAVMRHVQDMETTVEAERKQVEILQQDCQELRKDVQLAQVRLQEEEKRTAQLEHQCKQLKAELDSRNCIISQLSEEAKNAQLSLSKQRKENLQLQSKMTALHETAEKVQVLNDHLSQQCSQLSTALQSVAMENAKLISDHQIMLKAEQEKTRKLQEQDSLLNAAHANIIGELQSAQHERAQLQRELKALHTEHGKYRQKASLAEEAATTQRQLLECTVARLQGELEMALQERGSLLAEKEDLQQEIRTTANEIIQERNKLEVEKTENELEMVSMKFTLQTLEEENKKLLDHLAALAHEQYAQQQVQQVLAELTDRKNRLACDKGKLQMANLQHQLDAAKDDNSKMAAMLELTLASHNKLQAALDVVQTELGHKNTEISNLRKDKSQTQQKIRRLETELEHCQAKLVAMGRQHSSQVEPLCEALESAGTDKKLVLCLEEVLQINNTMQSKLIQTQYELKRKETEHQQLMVCREQLMEKAKTEEKMYAEHLESLKKQFQTEQEASRKSACQESAEVKKSLEESSSKLAEVSYANRELRQKETQSELRKMEAIKEEHQKKNYELSQDIQQFVSELKSMQNEMEVLLKNQHEVQVQNRQLEIQLETERKQRQQLENECQELEKTVKYLKKCKEETEMKLKEASIESEQITTSLEAAHCWFKSKLDSLQQEVVKNHQPKNPEESSSKQEIKKASTFISKGEAKKIGEKARRASRSHLPGQQGEDPTPPAHHQEGPRELGRK
- the CCDC150 gene encoding coiled-coil domain-containing protein 150 isoform X4; translated protein: MDRAQLEQRLNAIHKEHLQEIKMVQQEAMKLRQYLSDMKEAEEKAKEEVQRLSTALESTTASKMDVVIAAEELRNTNQKINCRLQELTEQLSQEISLRESLEESQVAVMRHVQDMETTVEAERKQVEILQQDCQELRKDVQLAQVRLQEEEKRTAQLEHQCKQLKAELDSRNCIISQLSEEAKNAQLSLSKQRKENLQLQSKMTALHETAEKVQVLNDHLSQQCSQLSTALQSVAMENAKLISDHQIMLKAEQEKTRKLQEQDSLLNAAHANIIGELQSAQHERAQLQRELKALHTEHGKYRQKASLAEEAATTQRQLLECTVARLQGELEMALQERGSLLAEKEDLQQEIRTTANEIIQERNKLEVEKTENELEMVSMKFTLQTLEEENKKLLDHLAALAHEQYAQQQVQQVLAELTDRKNRLACDKGKLQMANLQHQLDAAKDDNSKMAAMLELTLASHNKLQAALDVVQTELGHKNTEISNLRKDKSQTQQKIRRLETELEHCQAKLVAMGRQHSSQVEPLCEALESAGTDKKLVLCLEEVLQINNTMQSKLIQTQYELKRKETEHQQLMVCREQLMEKAKTEEKMYAEHLESLKKQFQTEQEASRKSACQESAEVKKSLEESSSKLAEVSYANRELRQKETQSELRKMEAIKEEHQKKNYELSQDIQQFVSELKSMQNEMEVLLKNQHEVQVQNRQLEIQLETERKQRQQLENECQELEKTVKYLKKCKEETEMKLKEASIESEQITTSLEAAHCWFKSKLDSLQQEVVKNHQPKNPEESSSKQEIKKASTFISKGEAKKIGEKARRASRSHLPGQQGEDPTPPAHHQEGPRELGRK